A genomic window from Parasteatoda tepidariorum isolate YZ-2023 chromosome 10, CAS_Ptep_4.0, whole genome shotgun sequence includes:
- the LOC107437628 gene encoding leucine-rich repeat-containing protein let-4 isoform X1: MFSFLFLCLLIISPVSPDFSGCPQISKTCTCTQKTKGLDLNCDAASLTDLSQSVNSVAGTQQVVWYLKFRNINIGNFKYNLMGGLRVNHFIALNCSITSIDDEAFANLVDDLETLDLGQNHLERVPTPALENLVKLASLNLNYNKIEILHAEAFRGLISLLRLSLFGNRIKFIDNSAFLGIGGNLTQLNFGDNKLSSVPSSPLRNLTVLQRLQVHENQISHILGEEFLGMGENLDVLEFASNQIEQLPARAFANLKLLNSLDLESNKIHLIHSKAFEGIESSLEWLKLGGNQLDSVPSDSLRRLEKLRQLDLRQNKISKITEEDFKYYGKTLKFIYLQKNRLHSIEVNAFSNLDSLVWLYLQSNQLTLAPYETFREVLDTLEILDLHENPFHCDCRISWFRDLVQEQKVVSMPRETRCSTPPALRSKAVSYVTSENLGCINGGWNYEASLFTVFFLFYIVMNSFDVV, from the exons atgtttagttttcttttcctctGCCTCCTGATAATTTCCCCGGTGAGCCCGGATTTTTCAGGATGTCCACAGATTTCCAAGACCTGCACCTGCACACAGAAGACAAAGGGTCTGGACCTCAACTGCGACGCCGCATCCCTGACCGATCTCAGCCAATCGGTGAACTCAGTGGCCGGCACCCAACAGGTTGTGTGGTACCTCAAATTTCGCAACATCAACATCGGCAACTTTAAGTACAACTTGATGGGGGGTCTGAGGGTGAACCACTTCATAGCTCTGAACTGCAGTATTACTTCAATTGACGACGAGGCGTTCGCGAACCTCGTCGATGACCTGGAGACACTGGACTTGGGACAGAACCACCTGGAGAGAGTGCCGACGCCAGCCTTAGAGAACCTAGTGAAATTAGCATCGCTTAATCTGAActacaataaaattgaaatacttcACGCGGAAGCTTTTCGGGGCCTTATTTCTTTGCTTAGACTCTCCCTCTTCGGAAACCGAATCAAGTTCATTGACAACTCGGCATTCCTCGGAATCGGTGGCAACCTGACCCAACTGAACTTCGGTGACAACAAACTATCGTCTGTGCCTTCCAGTCCCTTAAGGAACCTCACAGTCCTCCAGAGGCTTCAAGTGCACGAGAATCAGATATCACACATTTTAGGGGAGGAGTTTCTGGGGATGGGAGAAAACTTAGATGTTCTAGAATTTGCTAGCAATCAAATCGAACAGCTGCCAGCGAGAGCTTTTGCCAACTTAAAACTGCTGAATTCTCTGGATTTGGAAAGTAACAAAATACATCTCATACATTCGAAAGCTTTTGAAGGAATTGAAA gtTCTTTAGAATGGTTGAAATTGGGAGGCAACCAGTTAGATTCAGTTCCGTCAGATTCTCTCCGTCGATTGGAAAAACTACGACAACTCGATTTGAGACAGaacaaaatatcgaaaataacGGAAGAGGATTTCAAATACTACGGAAAGacactaaaattcatttacttgcAAAAGAACAG ACTCCATTCCATCGAAGTGAATGCTTTCTCGAATTTGGATTCGTTGGTCTGGCTCTATTTACAATCCAATCAACTGACGTTGGCTCCATATGAGACATTCAGAGAAGTTTTAGACACACTCGAAATCTTAGATCTCCACG aaaatcCTTTTCACTGTGACTGTCGTATATCTTGGTTCCGTGACCTGGTGCAAGAACAGAAAGTCGTGAGCATGCCAAGGGAAACGCGTTGCAGTACACCACCAGCACTCAGAAGTAAAGCCGTTTCTTATGTCACTTCAGAGAATCTTGGCTGCATTAATGGCGGATGGAACTATGAGGCTTCTCTCTTCACAgttttctttctattctatATCGTGATGAATTCCTTTGATGTTGTCTGA
- the LOC107437628 gene encoding leucine-rich repeat-containing protein let-4 isoform X2 — translation MFSFLFLCLLIISPVSPDFSGCPQISKTCTCTQKTKGLDLNCDAASLTDLSQSVNSVAGTQQVVWYLKFRNINIGNFKYNLMGGLRVNHFIALNCSITSIDDEAFANLVDDLETLDLGQNHLERVPTPALENLVKLASLNLNYNKIEILHAEAFRGLISLLRLSLFGNRIKFIDNSAFLGIGGNLTQLNFGDNKLSSVPSSPLRNLTVLQRLQVHENQISHILGEEFLGMGENLDVLEFASNQIEQLPARAFANLKLLNSLDLESNKIHLIHSKAFEGIESSLEWLKLGGNQLDSVPSDSLRRLEKLRQLDLRQNKISKITEEDFKYYGKTLKFIYLQKNRLHSIEVNAFSNLDSLVWLYLQSNQLTLAPYETFREVLDTLEILDLHVPAVLL, via the exons atgtttagttttcttttcctctGCCTCCTGATAATTTCCCCGGTGAGCCCGGATTTTTCAGGATGTCCACAGATTTCCAAGACCTGCACCTGCACACAGAAGACAAAGGGTCTGGACCTCAACTGCGACGCCGCATCCCTGACCGATCTCAGCCAATCGGTGAACTCAGTGGCCGGCACCCAACAGGTTGTGTGGTACCTCAAATTTCGCAACATCAACATCGGCAACTTTAAGTACAACTTGATGGGGGGTCTGAGGGTGAACCACTTCATAGCTCTGAACTGCAGTATTACTTCAATTGACGACGAGGCGTTCGCGAACCTCGTCGATGACCTGGAGACACTGGACTTGGGACAGAACCACCTGGAGAGAGTGCCGACGCCAGCCTTAGAGAACCTAGTGAAATTAGCATCGCTTAATCTGAActacaataaaattgaaatacttcACGCGGAAGCTTTTCGGGGCCTTATTTCTTTGCTTAGACTCTCCCTCTTCGGAAACCGAATCAAGTTCATTGACAACTCGGCATTCCTCGGAATCGGTGGCAACCTGACCCAACTGAACTTCGGTGACAACAAACTATCGTCTGTGCCTTCCAGTCCCTTAAGGAACCTCACAGTCCTCCAGAGGCTTCAAGTGCACGAGAATCAGATATCACACATTTTAGGGGAGGAGTTTCTGGGGATGGGAGAAAACTTAGATGTTCTAGAATTTGCTAGCAATCAAATCGAACAGCTGCCAGCGAGAGCTTTTGCCAACTTAAAACTGCTGAATTCTCTGGATTTGGAAAGTAACAAAATACATCTCATACATTCGAAAGCTTTTGAAGGAATTGAAA gtTCTTTAGAATGGTTGAAATTGGGAGGCAACCAGTTAGATTCAGTTCCGTCAGATTCTCTCCGTCGATTGGAAAAACTACGACAACTCGATTTGAGACAGaacaaaatatcgaaaataacGGAAGAGGATTTCAAATACTACGGAAAGacactaaaattcatttacttgcAAAAGAACAG ACTCCATTCCATCGAAGTGAATGCTTTCTCGAATTTGGATTCGTTGGTCTGGCTCTATTTACAATCCAATCAACTGACGTTGGCTCCATATGAGACATTCAGAGAAGTTTTAGACACACTCGAAATCTTAGATCTCCACG TTCCAGCTGTTTTGCTATAA